The Arachidicoccus terrestris genome includes the window ACTCTACACCTGTCCCGATTCCTTTTGTAAAAGCGATCAAATTTTCAGGTCAGGCACAGTTTCATCCGCTGAAGTACCTGTTCTCACTTGCGGAAGCTTTCCAGCAAAATGGCGGTATTATAATGGAAGAGGCCGCCGTTGAAAAAGTGGACGCCGCTGATGGCAAACAAGTCGTCTGTACCCTAAACGAGCGATATATTGCACACTCTGTGGTATATGCTACTCATATCCCCTTTGGCCTAAATGCACTTCATTTCAAGTGTGCTCCTTACCGGTCGTATCTTATCGGCGTATTACTTCCAGAAAACCACTCCTATCCTGAGGCACTCATCTATGACATGAAAGAGCCCTATCATTATTTTAGAACAGTTGAGCATGGCAGTGACAGGGTGCTGCTCATTGGAGGGAATGATCATAAGACCGGGCATAAAATGAATACTGAGCATGTCTTTGCCGAACTTGAAGCCTATGTACGAAGATTTTATGACATTCAATCAGTCATTTATAAATGGTCTGCGCAATATTATGAGCCTTCAGACGGTCTGCCCTATATCGGTCACCTGCCTGGTGCTGACCGGAATGTCTATGTTGCCACCGGGTTTAGCGGCAACGGGATGATCTTCGGAACCCTTTCGGGGCGAATACTAACCGACCTAATCGTATCAGGAGAAAGTCAGTATAAAGATTTGCTTTCTCCTTCGCGTATTAAACCGCTGGCGGCCTTTAAAAATATGGTCAGGGAAAACTTAGATGTTGTCAAACACTTTGTTGCTGACCGCTTATCTGTAGCCTCATTACCAGAGTTTGCTGATCTCAGTAAGGGAGAAGGCAAGGTCGTCCGGTATAAAGGAGAAAAAATTGCTATCTATAAAGACCTATCAGGAGCATTGAAAGCGCTTCATCCTGTTTGCCCGCATGCAGGGTGTATCGTTGAATGGAACAATGCGGAAAGAAGCTGGGACTGCCCTTGTCATGGAGCAAGATACGATATTGAGGGCCGTTTTTTAAACGGCCCATCAGCATCTTCGCTGAAGGTTATTCCATTAGACCAAAGTATTTAAGGGCTCAAGAGATAGTAGTTGCAATCATTAAAATGAGTTCAAGCAGTCCCTCCCTTTTCTGTGGAGCTCTCACAGGGATTTCTGGCGGCATTTTTCAGGTTCGGAAATGCCCACTAATTTTTTTATCTTTTTTATGAGATTTTTGACATTTTTTTGGTTTTGCTAAATTTATTATACTATCTTTGTGTCAGCGGTGAATAACTGGATTGTTGCCATCAATCAGATGATTTTACTGCGGTTTTATAACCTACTATTCTTGCCGGATTACCATTTTTTTTAAACAACAGACGCTTTTAAATAAGTGCCTTGTATAAAATCTATGTGCCATGGATAATATTATAGTTTCCAGTATCCCCATCTGCCTCAGTTCCTTATGGACTTGTTGTGGACAGGCTTGGCAGACTGACCAACCGTGAGGTACGGGAGCGGCCCCTGAAACGGGATGTGCGGCCGCAGTTTCGCAAAGAGGATGAACTCATCCAGTCAGGTCAGTCTCCGTCTAAGGAGCAGCTGGAAAACCTTAAAAAGGATGTGATTTTTAAAATGCTGTTAGGTGACGAGGATTATGCGAAGCAGGTTGCGATTCCTTTTATCAAAGCTTTTTGGGGGCACCTGACTGAGGTGACGGACTTGAAGTTAAAAACGACTACGCTCACAGGCAGTACCAAAGACAGCAGAAATGTCTGTCCGGATACTGTCTGGCAGTCACAGAAGACCGGCGATGTATTTTTGATAGAAATGCAAAGGCGCTATCAGGATTTTTATAATCAACGGCTGTCGCTGTATGACGGAAAGCTCCGAGCAACGCTTGCAAAAAAAAGCAGTGACTGGAATTATAACCAGGTATCTGTTTTTGTTCTGGGAATGGCTGATTTTGATCTGGAAAGACCTGCTTCTGACAGCTGTATCTATGAATATGTAAGTATGAACCCGAAAAACAGTCAGGACCTGCTGACAGGCCGGGACTGGAAGATGCTGATAGACCTCAGGAAAGCCAGCAGAGTCAGTCAGGCAGCCTATTAGGAAAGGGATAAATGGATGTATCTATCTATTAAACAATTTTCATAAACTAAAACGGATACCGGCGTTTTTAAAAGAAGGTTATTTTGATCAGGTAATAAAAATTGCTAAAAATTTAATCGAACAAAAATGGAAGAATTAGAAGATTTCTTTTGGGAAAACTACCAGAAAGACCTGGCTAGAGAAGCAAAGGCAGAAGGAAGAGCGGGCTAAAATTGTCAGGGCTTTTATTTCTGCCAACCCAAATTATAGCATACAGGAGGCAGCCGCACAATTAGGTATTGAAGTACAGGCGGTGAGATCGGTGTTTCCTGCGGGAGTCTAAAGGCGTTCTGGTGCTGAAGACAGAATCTGTATTTTACTTAGGGCATTAATACTAAGATGTGCTGAGCGACTACAATAGATTCAAATACAGCATCGTTAATGCGATTGTGTCATATACTGCGTGCGAAACCATCGGATACCATAAATTCCGCTTATACCTTTTAAACAAAAAAGTCCAATAAAGCCCACCCAAAGTTGCTGAGATCACGCCAAAGACACCTTGCTGCTGATGGTACAGGCCGAATAAAACACTCGTTATTCCTCCTGCAATCCAAAATGCATGGTTCTGTTTTTTTATCCATCTTTCTATCACTTTTTGAATGAAACCTCTAAATACAATCTCTTCATAGAAACCTCCTCCAATCCAGGCAGCAATGATAATCAGTAAAAGAGTCCAAATATTGTTTTTTATGAAGTCATACTCGGTATACGACTCTATGTAATCTTTAAAAAAATGATTGATAAATGGAAAATAAATAAGCTTAATAAATACCATCCAGATCATCGCAGAAACAATGCCAACGACCACGGCATGAATGGAGAAGCCGTTACGTTTAAGCCCTAGGTTGCTCAGCTTCGTGTTATGCCGTTTTAAATAAACAACTACAACTAAAAAGCAGATGACCATGTAGGAATAATACGGCAGGTATGCATAGTGTGGGAACAAAATCAGAAATGCAATCACCACAATATCGATGAAGAACTTTAGATAATTTTGATGCTTCATATAAGCTGAATTGAAATTATTTCTATTTGCTGACTACTCATCATCTTCATCTGCCAAGCCTTACCTGGTGTTTATGCCAACCTAACCTGGCTACGCGCAAGGCAGATGAAACGTCTGCCGGCCCCCATTCCGGTTTATGCTTAAATGAGCGTTCTTAAGCAGGCTGCTTGAGATTCATAACCCATTCAAGTTTCGGCTCCAAATTAGGCATTTTCCATCAAACCGGCATAAAATTATGAGCATAGGGCCGCTACACTACGATTGATGTACCCTGCCCACTATATCAAGAAAGGCCACCTAGAGATACAAATCCAGTAAAACAAACGTCTGCGTTCAGTTAACGGCATATTTCACAACTAAAACAGAGGTCTAACGCCTTCCCTAAAAAGCGCATAGACCTCTGTGATAACAGTTTAAAATAGCAGTTGAACCGCCCCGCTACTTATTCAAAAAGCCCTTAAGGCCAGACTTGCCCGTCTGCCCATATCCATTATCCCCATACTCTTCCGCATTATCGATCTGACTTAAAAAATCGTAAGAAATCGGCCGGTAATAATCGATGGAAGGGTTAAAGCTTGCGGCTGCACGCGGGTTGCTCGACGGCAATACTTTCTCGAATGCATGATGGCGTTTGAGTAAGGCCCAGCGATTGAACTCCCCACAAAGCTCCCTCGCGTATTCATCTAAAACGTCCTGCTCTGTTGCAGAAGTCAGATCATGTTTAGTTGCCCCCTCCCTGACCGCTCTATCGCGCAGTACATTCAAATACGTTGCGGCTTTTGAGCCATTTCCAAGCTGCTGTTCCGCCTCTGCCGCGATCAGGTACACTTCAGCCATCCGCATAATGAACATATCCCCCTGTTTAATCTGCAGATTTGAGCCATAGTTCATGCCGAAATGAGAGACATTGAACTTGCTCAGTGAGGGGAACAACTTATATCCGCTGTTATTTAAACCCTGTCTGGAGACCCAGTCGGTAGTCGTTTTTAAATATCTGCCATCGGAAGCGAACAGATCGTCAATATTAATGCAGCAGTATCTGCGGGCCGCTTTCTCAGCCGCACTCAACTTGTCTTTTGAAAGATAGATGGCAAAACGGTCTTCATCCGGCGCCAGTGGATAGGGATTGACATATACTTTCTCTGTCGGCTCTAATTTACTCACGTCCCCTGTATGAACACCTTTAGGCCACACGGAAGCCTCATACTGATTACCGCCGAATGTGGCAGGCGTCGCATTTACATCAGCATAGGGATAAATCTTCTCGCCTACGTGTGACGGATCGATCCCGTATTCGGCACAGATAGCGGCTGTCAGGGTGACGATATTGTCATCATAGCTCATCCAACCGGGCTGTACCATGGAAAAATTGGCAAATGCTGTCGTAAACGAATTTTCCCACCGTTTATCCCAGCTGGCATCGAAACAGTGAACCAGATACCGGGAAGGCGCAAAATTATTATTGTTAACACGGCCGTAGAAATAATTTTGCTTGTTCTTCGTGATACAGAGTTCAGGCAGGGAATTGGGATCACAATAAGTATAAGAGAACAATTTATTGGACTTTGAAGCGTAGTTCCAGCTATCGCTTTCTCCGCTTACAGGCCCCGATGCAAAGAAAAGAGCCTCCTTATTATTACGGTTATTATTGTCCGACCAGACCTCCGCGACATCGTCGTACAAGACGGCGTTATAAGAGGCGCCTTTGGTAATCAGATCCTCCGCCACTTCCTTTGCCCGTTGCCAGTAAGAAACACCGTTTTCTTTCAGCCCTTCTCCGGCGCCCTGCGCATACGCGCGCGCCAGAAGCCCTAACGCTGACTTTTTCGTGACACGACAGGCTATACCCCCTTGTGGTGTCACGCCCAATGCCGCTGACGCCTCCGTCAGATCTTTTATGATCTGGCTGTATATCTCCCCGATCGTATTACGCTTGGGGGTCAAGTCAGGTGTTGCACCGGCAGATTCCAGGTTCAGCGTAACCGGGCCATAATAGGTTGCCAAGAGTAAATAATAATAACCCCGCAGGCATTTCGCTTCTCCCACCATCTCGTTTATATCGGCAGAGTCGCCTCCCTGCACCTGATCCGCACCATTGATCACCGAGTTGCAGGTTGTAATCACTGAATAGGCCTGTTTAAATAATTTGTTCGTCGGATTTGTACTCGTTGTGAGGGATTCATAATAGTAGAGCTCCTTGGTATTGTCATTATCATTATGACTTAACCAGAGATCCGTCCCCGTTTCTGAAACATACAGGAAATCCGAGGCGGAGAACAGCTGGTCATAAAGCGGTGTGTAACACTGTACCAGTAAGCCGCTCCAGGTATTAAATGAACTTTCTGTTGCATCTCCGGCAGAGGGATTATATTCATCCAGGGAACAGGAATAGCATGATAAGCATAAAATCACGGCCGCCAGCAAATTGTATATAATAGTTTTTCTCATTATCGTATGTTTAATAGGATTCGTTATGTTTAAAATGTCAGATTAAGTCCTAAGACCATTTGCTTGGTTAAGGGAAAGTCAAGACTGCCATTTTGTTCAGGATCATACTCTTTGAGCAGGTGGCTTCTGGCGATCACTAAAGGATTGGTGATCGTTCCATAAAAGCGCAGCCTGTCTATTTTGATTTTCTCCAGCAGCCTTTTAGGCAAGGTGTAACCAAGGGTTATATTCTTAATTTTAAAAAACGAGCCGTCTACAAAGGACAGTCCATAAAACCCTGTATAATCCTGCCGGCGAATGGAGGCGTTTAAACCAGGAAAATCATTGGACGGATTAGTAGAAGTCCAGTAATTAAAGTAAGCCCCAAAGTTATCGCCGCCGGTCGGATCATAATCCGTTAAAAATGAATAATTGATCATCTGCCCGAAACGCATATAGGTATAAACAGTCAGATCAAAGCCTGCATAGGCGAATGTATTCTGGAAACCGAGCGACCAGTCAGGTGAGTTATGTCCGATGATCTGGCGGTCATTATCACTTATAGAGTATGGGTTTTCTGCAGTAAAGATTCTTTTATTCCCTTCATCGTCCACCACCGGATTACCATTAATATCTAGTTTTGAATAGGCATGATCCCCCTCTCTGATCAGATTAGGAATATCTATTTTAAGGTCTCCGGGCTTCTGACCAAATACGGCAGCTTCTGCCTCCTCTCCTTTTTGCCATACGCCCAGTATCTTATAGTTATAATAAGAATTGACAGGATAGCCTACCAATAGCGCATAGTCTCCATTAATGACAGGACTATTAGATTTTTCGGCCAGCTTGGTGATCTTTTCTTTATTGGTCGCAAAGGTCAGCGCTGAACTCCAGGTAAACTTCTTGGTAGTTATATTTGTCGTATAAAGTCCAAGTTCCAGGCCAGTGTTTCTGGTCTTAGCAATATTGACTCTTGTCTGATAGGAAGTGCTGGCATTATACCCGCCATTGACCACCGGAATATTCTTGGTCCAGATCACTCCATCTGTATTGGTAATATAAAAATCGCCGGTAAACCGGATGCGTGCATTCAGAAAATCCGCATCCAGACCGATATTGGTGTTGTAGGACCGCTCCCAGGTCAGATCCGCGTTGGCCCATAGCTGGGAATAATTATCCTTGCTCACCTTCTCCCCACTCAGGGAATAATATCCGGCTTCAATATTAGATATGGAAGAATAAGGGTCAATACTGGCCGTACCGGATACCCCATATCCGACACGCAGTTTTAAGTTCGATAACCATTTCTTCGTTCCCTGCATAAAGGCCTCGTCTGAGATTCTCCATCCGGCAGAGACCGCCGGAAATGAGGCCCATTTATGCCCGTCAGCGAGTTTGGAAGAACCGTCCTCCCTAATGGAGGCCTGAAAAAGATATTTCCCCTTGTAGGCATAGTTTAAACGTCCGATCAGTCCAAGACTCCTTGACATGGAATAACCAGAGCCGACAGCCGGGCTTTTTCCGACACCCATATTTTCCCACAGATAACTGTTTGAACTGATCTGATTGTTGTACATATTTGTGGTTTCGCCTTGATTATGGTCATACGTGCTGACGGCGGTCAATTTAAAAGCATGATCCCCCGCCACGTCGAAGGCATAGGTCAGGATATTTTCCCATCTGTAGTTATAAGCCCGGTCCTGGTCGATTGTCGCTGCAACAGTAGGTGTTGTCCCTGTCGCTGAAGCACCCTCCGCCCAGTAATATTGATAAGAGCCGACGCCTATAAAGGCATTGCTTCTGGAGTAAGACAGCTGACCGCTGACACGTGACTCGAAAGACAGCCCCTTAAGCGGTGTAAAACGGATATAAGGATTAAAATAAAGACTGAAATTATTGTGTTCATCCCGGTATACATCTTTATCTGTATCCAGTAGATAGTTCACCGTCTGCTCGTCACCCGCTACAGGAAGTACGTTCAGATTGCCGTCATCATTATAGAGACGACCATAGGGAACAGATCTCAGCGCATTTTCCATCTTAGAATAGGCACTCCCGGACCTTGTATAAAACATCTGCGTATTGATACCCGCTGCAAACCAATCATTGACCTTATGCTCAATACGGATATTAGAGCTTAAGACTTTATACATATCTCCCTTGTACTGACCGTTCTCATCGTTATAGTTCAGTGAAAAGTAAGCCTTGGTTTTCTTTGTCCCGCCAGACAAAGAAATACTATGGTTCTGGGTCAGCTTGCTACTCATGATCGCTTTGGCCCAGTCTATGTATTCTCCTCTCTGATAGGCGGCATATACCTCGGCCGACAATACCTGATCGTCAGTAGTATAGGTGCCTGCCTCCTGTTGGGCGAGTTTTTTTACATTAAAGTATTCGTCACCGGCATGAACTTTCGGTGTTTTGGACCAGCCATTAAAGCCCACATAGGCATCATAATTCACCTGTGTCCTGCCCTCCTTACCACTTTTGGTCGTGATCAGTATGACACCATTCGCGCCTGAGGCGCCGTAGATGGCCGTAGAAGAGGCATCCTTCAGAATGTCAATACTCTCAATATCATTTGGATTGAGTGTACTGTAAGAGCCTGGCATACCGTCTATCAAGACCAGTGGATTGCCACTGGCGCTGAGCGAGCGCGTTCCGCGCAGTTGCATGGATACACCGGCGCCTGCCGCACCGGAAGATTTTGTAATATCCAGCCCCGGGACCTTTCCCTGCAGGGCGATCATGGGATTGCCGCTCGGATTCAGGACAATGTCATCACTTTTAATACTGGTGATGGCCCCCGTAAGGTCCTTTTTTTTCTGCGTTCCGTATCCAACGACCACCACGTCATCTAATGAAGGGTTAAAAGGTGCCAAAACAATATGAAGATCTTCCTGTTCCCGATAGGTCACTTCCTTATTAATATAACCTACGTAAGAGATTTCCAGTACTGCACCAACTTGTATATCTATCGTAAAATGCCCCTTCGCATCACTGAGCACCCCTTCACGGGTGCCTTTTAGTTTAATGGACACACCTTCTAATGGCTTTCCGGCTTCATCCGTCACCATACCCTCGACCGGCCTTGCCATTTCCCTGAACACCGCCTCGTGACGATCAAAGGGAACAAAACCGCCGGCCAGCAAGCGCG containing:
- a CDS encoding FAD-dependent oxidoreductase encodes the protein MTRDSNTTSIWQETKRPFNLKTEGEMRTYDVIIIGAGITGLTTGLFLQEARKKCLILEARNIGFGTTSGTTAHLNTVLDTPYTDLIHKFGLANAVLIAEGAKEAIALIKDNMDRYDILCDFEHRDGYMFAETQQEAADLDKIYDSLKQVNINTAFSDSTPVPIPFVKAIKFSGQAQFHPLKYLFSLAEAFQQNGGIIMEEAAVEKVDAADGKQVVCTLNERYIAHSVVYATHIPFGLNALHFKCAPYRSYLIGVLLPENHSYPEALIYDMKEPYHYFRTVEHGSDRVLLIGGNDHKTGHKMNTEHVFAELEAYVRRFYDIQSVIYKWSAQYYEPSDGLPYIGHLPGADRNVYVATGFSGNGMIFGTLSGRILTDLIVSGESQYKDLLSPSRIKPLAAFKNMVRENLDVVKHFVADRLSVASLPEFADLSKGEGKVVRYKGEKIAIYKDLSGALKALHPVCPHAGCIVEWNNAERSWDCPCHGARYDIEGRFLNGPSASSLKVIPLDQSI
- a CDS encoding Rpn family recombination-promoting nuclease/putative transposase codes for the protein MDRLGRLTNREVRERPLKRDVRPQFRKEDELIQSGQSPSKEQLENLKKDVIFKMLLGDEDYAKQVAIPFIKAFWGHLTEVTDLKLKTTTLTGSTKDSRNVCPDTVWQSQKTGDVFLIEMQRRYQDFYNQRLSLYDGKLRATLAKKSSDWNYNQVSVFVLGMADFDLERPASDSCIYEYVSMNPKNSQDLLTGRDWKMLIDLRKASRVSQAAY
- a CDS encoding CPBP family intramembrane glutamic endopeptidase gives rise to the protein MKHQNYLKFFIDIVVIAFLILFPHYAYLPYYSYMVICFLVVVVYLKRHNTKLSNLGLKRNGFSIHAVVVGIVSAMIWMVFIKLIYFPFINHFFKDYIESYTEYDFIKNNIWTLLLIIIAAWIGGGFYEEIVFRGFIQKVIERWIKKQNHAFWIAGGITSVLFGLYHQQQGVFGVISATLGGLYWTFLFKRYKRNLWYPMVSHAVYDTIALTMLYLNLL
- a CDS encoding RagB/SusD family nutrient uptake outer membrane protein gives rise to the protein MRKTIIYNLLAAVILCLSCYSCSLDEYNPSAGDATESSFNTWSGLLVQCYTPLYDQLFSASDFLYVSETGTDLWLSHNDNDNTKELYYYESLTTSTNPTNKLFKQAYSVITTCNSVINGADQVQGGDSADINEMVGEAKCLRGYYYLLLATYYGPVTLNLESAGATPDLTPKRNTIGEIYSQIIKDLTEASAALGVTPQGGIACRVTKKSALGLLARAYAQGAGEGLKENGVSYWQRAKEVAEDLITKGASYNAVLYDDVAEVWSDNNNRNNKEALFFASGPVSGESDSWNYASKSNKLFSYTYCDPNSLPELCITKNKQNYFYGRVNNNNFAPSRYLVHCFDASWDKRWENSFTTAFANFSMVQPGWMSYDDNIVTLTAAICAEYGIDPSHVGEKIYPYADVNATPATFGGNQYEASVWPKGVHTGDVSKLEPTEKVYVNPYPLAPDEDRFAIYLSKDKLSAAEKAARRYCCINIDDLFASDGRYLKTTTDWVSRQGLNNSGYKLFPSLSKFNVSHFGMNYGSNLQIKQGDMFIMRMAEVYLIAAEAEQQLGNGSKAATYLNVLRDRAVREGATKHDLTSATEQDVLDEYARELCGEFNRWALLKRHHAFEKVLPSSNPRAAASFNPSIDYYRPISYDFLSQIDNAEEYGDNGYGQTGKSGLKGFLNK
- a CDS encoding SusC/RagA family TonB-linked outer membrane protein, encoding MKIILKRRCRESYFFKLMRFKSYGMLFFICCMLSSTRLLAGGFVPFDRHEAVFREMARPVEGMVTDEAGKPLEGVSIKLKGTREGVLSDAKGHFTIDIQVGAVLEISYVGYINKEVTYREQEDLHIVLAPFNPSLDDVVVVGYGTQKKKDLTGAITSIKSDDIVLNPSGNPMIALQGKVPGLDITKSSGAAGAGVSMQLRGTRSLSASGNPLVLIDGMPGSYSTLNPNDIESIDILKDASSTAIYGASGANGVILITTKSGKEGRTQVNYDAYVGFNGWSKTPKVHAGDEYFNVKKLAQQEAGTYTTDDQVLSAEVYAAYQRGEYIDWAKAIMSSKLTQNHSISLSGGTKKTKAYFSLNYNDENGQYKGDMYKVLSSNIRIEHKVNDWFAAGINTQMFYTRSGSAYSKMENALRSVPYGRLYNDDGNLNVLPVAGDEQTVNYLLDTDKDVYRDEHNNFSLYFNPYIRFTPLKGLSFESRVSGQLSYSRSNAFIGVGSYQYYWAEGASATGTTPTVAATIDQDRAYNYRWENILTYAFDVAGDHAFKLTAVSTYDHNQGETTNMYNNQISSNSYLWENMGVGKSPAVGSGYSMSRSLGLIGRLNYAYKGKYLFQASIREDGSSKLADGHKWASFPAVSAGWRISDEAFMQGTKKWLSNLKLRVGYGVSGTASIDPYSSISNIEAGYYSLSGEKVSKDNYSQLWANADLTWERSYNTNIGLDADFLNARIRFTGDFYITNTDGVIWTKNIPVVNGGYNASTSYQTRVNIAKTRNTGLELGLYTTNITTKKFTWSSALTFATNKEKITKLAEKSNSPVINGDYALLVGYPVNSYYNYKILGVWQKGEEAEAAVFGQKPGDLKIDIPNLIREGDHAYSKLDINGNPVVDDEGNKRIFTAENPYSISDNDRQIIGHNSPDWSLGFQNTFAYAGFDLTVYTYMRFGQMINYSFLTDYDPTGGDNFGAYFNYWTSTNPSNDFPGLNASIRRQDYTGFYGLSFVDGSFFKIKNITLGYTLPKRLLEKIKIDRLRFYGTITNPLVIARSHLLKEYDPEQNGSLDFPLTKQMVLGLNLTF